The following proteins come from a genomic window of Chionomys nivalis chromosome 9, mChiNiv1.1, whole genome shotgun sequence:
- the Zfyve19 gene encoding abscission/NoCut checkpoint regulator — MESRCYGCAVKFTLFKKEYGCKNCGRAFCNGCLSFSALVPRAGNTQQKVCKQCHTVLTRGPSDNTSKWSPPQNYKKRVAALEAKKKPSTFQSQGLTQQDQAIADRLARLRQENKPKSVPSQAEIEARLAALKDEVQGSIPSTQEMENRLAALQGRAPPSHVRPAHQAPDTRTQAQQTQDLLTQLAAEVAIDDNWERRGPVIPLQNDLNKGGTRKEHTNSPGQANSSLEEEKSRLLTEAAVELREENTRQERILALAKRLTVLQGQDPSKVSLQDYRLPDSDEEEDEETAIQRLLQQLTEEAALDEASGFNIPVEPAPRPQAQPCRAKTEPQAEEEEEELPWCCICNEDATLRCAGCDGDLYCARCFREGHDNFDLKEHQTSAYHPRTPGREH, encoded by the exons ATGGAGAGCAGGTGCTACGGCTGTGCTGTCAAGTTCACCCTCTTCAAGAAGGAG TACGGCTGTAAGAACTGTGGCCGGGCCTTCTGTAATGGTTGTCTCAGCTTCAGTGCTCTGGTACCTCGGGCTGGCAACACTCAACAGAAAGTCTGCAAGCAATGCCACACGGTCCTGACCAG AGGACCTTCTGACAATACCTCCAAGTGGTCGCCACCTCAGAACTACAAGAA GCGTGTGGCAGCCCTGGAAGCCAAGAAAAAGCCCAGTACTTTCCAGAGCCAGGGCCTGACTCAACAAGACCAAGCCATCGCTGATCGCCTAGCACGGCTCCGTCAGGAAAATAAGCCCA AGTCAGTACCGTCACAAGCAGAGATAGAGGCACGGCTGGCTGCACTGAAGGATGAAGTCCAGGGTTCCATCCCTTCCACACAGGAGATGGAGAATCGGCTTGCAGCCTTACAGGGCAGAGCGCCACCTTCTCACGTGAGACCG GCACACCAGGCACCAGATACCAGGACCCAGGCTCAGCAGACACAGGATCTGCTCACACAGCTGGCAGCTGAGGTGGCTATTGATGACAACTGGGAACGAAGAGGCCCAG TGATCCCCCTCCAGAATGACCTCAACAAGGGAGGTACAAGGAAGGAGCACACAAATTCCCCAGGTCAGGCCAACTCATccctggaggaggagaagagcagGCTGCTGACCGAGGCAGCAGTTGAGCTACGGGAGGAGAACACCAGGCAGGAACGGATCCTGGCTCTGGCCAAAAGATTGACTGTACTTCAGGGACAGGACCCCAGCAAAG TGAGCCTCCAGGACTATCGCCTACCAGACAgtgatgaggaggaggatgaagagacAGCCATCCAGAGACTCCTGCAGCAG CTCACTGAAGAAGCTGCCCTGGATGAGGCAAGTGGCTTTAACATCCCTGTGGAACCAGCTCCCCGACCCCAGGCCCAACCCTGCAGGGCCAAGACTGAG CCccaggctgaggaggaagaggaggagctcCCCTGGTGCTGCATCTGCAATGAGGATGCCACCCTGCGCTGTGCTGGCTGCGATGGAGACCTCTACTGTGCCCGGTGCTTCCG ggagggtcacgATAACTTTGATCTTAAAGAGCATCAGACTTCTGCATACCACCCCCGAACTCCTGGCCGAGAACACTAA